CCAAGTCCTAGGATAATTTACAAAGCAGTGCTTTTATCCTCTTTTTTAACTACAGCTTAATGAAATTGCAGTGGCAGCTCTACTGGAAACAATCCAGTCATGTAATGAGTTGCAATATATTCTAAAAATTGGCTGGtacttatattttattgatttaaacaACGTGATGTTTATTTTGGGAGAGGGGGGGTTAAGTCAATTGATCAATTAAATAGCGCAAGTTACCCTTTAAATTATAATGGAACTCATCTTTATAAAGCACTATATGCAGTGCTGGATTAACCAACCAATATACATGCGTAGAGGCATCTGGGGGAATTATTGATCCTCCCCACCTTAACACTTAAGTTATATTCCAACCAGTACCATTTGGTTTGCCTGCAATCTCTAGCATCAGTCCCACATGTGTATACTGCTAGTTCCACAACCATTGAAATTCCGCCCTAACTTGGCATCATAATGAAATGATTATTCATATCAATAACATGATGTTTCTATGTCCTACATAAGAGGCACTCGGACATTTTCTGCCAGGAGCTTCTTACCTGATATTACTCCACATACAACTTGATGGGGAAAGTGAGCAGCAAGGAAGACACgtgatagacacacacacacctggacCAGCCAAAACCCAGTCCACAGAAAGGCCTGAAGACATCTATAGGagagaggtgagatagaggttaCACATATTATACTGTGATTATCCACCTGCAATTATACTTTAAAATACACTGATGACTAAGCTATGCAACCACCCTTAAACTGCCTCACAGGAAATAATTATACAGTGGGAACCTATGTGGATGACATGATTACACTGCTATACTAAAATATACTCATTGGGGGAGATTGAATTCAGAGCCATAGTGTCTCAAAACAGTCTATGGAGACACGTCGCACCAATGGTTGGGATAGAATCTTTGTTCAACCGAACTTCGCGATGATGCCGGCAGCACATCGaggccaattgaatctcccctattGAGTTGTGATCTGTCCTAAGCCATTTTTTCTAAGAAATAATAGATCCTTCAGTATAGTTAATTAGGATTGTTGAAGTCACTTTATAAGACCTCACACCATGTAAATGTACCCTCTAAATCCAGGAAACCCGTGCAATAATAGTGATGTAGTCTTGGCAGATTATTCACCTGTTCTTGAAAGTAAGTGGAGATTTCTTGCTCAGGAGGATTGTGAGAAGTGAGGTCACCATGACGTAGTACACTCCAGCTGATCCCATGGCATGGCCAGATGGACTTCCTGCGGGTAGAGAAAATATAATGGGTTATTCATGATTCTGTATAACGATACAGAAGCCTAATTATGTGCTGAATTATGTACTGAAGTTGTCATGGTTACTAGTCTATGTTTAGTTGTAATAGGAAAGGGGCACAGGTGTATGTTGTGCTACTGTACTCTCTGACACAATGTACACCTCTACCACATGCTGTATTGCTATGGGATCTAATTGCTTTTGATATCATTAAAATGCTGCATTGGGTTTGAAATGTTTCATTGCAATATAGGACCATGTTCAGAAAAGTGACAtaaataatgtgtattattttaataaGCAACAActtgtcaaatttattattctgGAGTTtggtaattaataaaaaacatgtCTGCGAAAACATCTGAATCTATTCCAAAAGGTTACTGTTTTAAGGAaaaacttggtaattattttggcttaggggtgcagtgaaaaatttttggagaccctaagggtgccttgagctgaaaaagtttggaatccactgaaataaactgtatatttgatttcaaatgaatactGTCACATTGTTCACAATGTTTTTTAAGagacaattttaaaaatatttacggGGATGTAAACTACACACACCCACTAaccaaaaagtgttttttttgggCTGTCCTGAAATAATAGATCGGTAATAGGGttcaaaaagttgtttttttaaaatatttttaaatatttaaaacatttgataCTTAATTATCTCACTATAATATGGCTTTAGGTATCAGTTTGCTTTGCACATGTAATTAACATTGATACAGAGCACAGCTATATTACAGAAGTAGAAAAGTTTATTTTGATCTATATTTTCTAACTCCTAGGTCACATGTCATTTTCTCTGAGGTAATTTGATCCTCAGCATGATGACAGATACTATGGATAACTTTAACTGATTAGAATATTTTGTACTAACTAAGATACAAAGAACACATTGAAGCTGTGGTAGAGAGATAAGAAATATTTTCTCACCTGGACCGGTCTCGCAGGTAACAGGATACTGCTGTATAATGGGGGCAGACATGTTGTTATAATAATCTGTGTCGTGGACCCACCAATATGGCCTCTGACCAAATAGTATCCTGAAGGAGAAGAAAATGGTCTATGAGATGCAAAGAAATACTGTTGTATTAAGACTCAACCTTAACATTAACCTGTAACTCTACAGGATAGATATGGTTCAAAGGAAAAATATACCGTAACCAAATTCTAATTGTATTTTGTGTTTGCTATAGATTAGCAGCTATCTGTACAGTTACTTGTGTACTATACATGCTAATGTTTTATATGatgtgctataaaaaaaaaaaaattgtattataatgacaATGGATTTCTTTTGGGCTCATAACTGGTGTAACGTGCTGACTTAGGGAAAAATATTAAACTAGACATAAGCATTAAGAAGCATATATGTctaacttatataaaaaaaatcattatatatatatatatatatatatatatatatatatatatatatatatatatgtgtgtgtgtgtatatatatatatatatatatatatatatatatatatatatatatatatatatatatatatctgttaacTACACACAACAGCTTGATATACAAGATGCcagcacaaataataataattaataaaagcaaaatggATGTTTTATACATCAGTTTCATAACACCTCATTGTGAACACTAACTTAGAAAGTAGTAATATTTACTGCTCTCTTTGCTCCTGTTCAGAATGATATGATTTATTAAACcttgtttgcattatttattatgGTTTATTATGATTGAGCTGACAACTTGTTtagtttttatatgtatgtatttattgatCAACAGTATTTTAGAAcccctacatattacacagcattttacagagaatatttcattattcacttcagtccctgccccagtggagcttacaatccattTTCCCtaacacacggacacacacacactaggatgtGTTTTGTCAGAAgacaatgtatgtatgtatgtctatgtaataaatgtataaaatatgtttagTTTTTATATTCTATATGTATGGCTATATCACCAACAACTCAAGCCTTCTACCTAATGTTGGATGAAGCAAAATAGAGTACAATACTAGCCAAGAGTTATAGGACATACTCACCACTTGAAGACGAGGTTGAGCCAGTCCCCGATCACGGCCACCCAGATGAGTTTGATGCCCACTGCCTCACACAGGTGGAACCAGATGGGGAAGAAGATGAAGAAGGTATTTCTGAGATCAGCAGCAAATGAGATGAACATGAACCAGTCTTGGGAAGTCTTGTAGTTCATCTGGAGGTATTGGACCATTTGGACTCCTGAGTCATGAAGAGCATCCATTCCGTTCTCCATCTCTTTGTCTCTTGTGCTCTTTGAGAGTTGTTTACTTGCTTTGAGTCTCTTGATCTGGTGTCTAGTTCTCTACAACTGCCTATTATATTGTCTACAGCTCAAGTCAGTCCCACTGATCTTTGACCCCATGAACATCCCTGTAGCAACACATTGTTGACAAATTTGCATGGATGACGCAGctaggggcagggggggggggaaaagtGTTGACCAGAATCATGTTACAGTGAAATGATGGAGAAACGGTGAAAATAACCTGTTGACAATACAAAGGGCAGAGTCCTTTCTATGAAAAGAACGTCAGAATGCAAGGTTGTAGGGAACATAGAAAATGCTTAGCCAAGCACTCTGTGGGATACCTGCGTTCTAATGGGTTGctcattaaattaaaagtttatGTACCTGCCAATAATAGACATGTCTGTTAAGTGCACAGGATGTTTTTGCAATGAACTAACATCCCAAGTTCTTCACAGCTAACCTAATCAGAGATCTGTCACAAGACAGTGTTGATCCCCTACTTAGTCTTAAACCATGGTGCATACTACACTGCAATAAAATGTGCTCCGTCAATATATGCTAATTGACCAGTTCTCATTGATAAtaattttcttatatatatatatatatatatatatatatatatatatatatatagcacttttCTCCAAATCGGACTCAAAACACTTTACATATTTTACAGAAGGTGAGGCATCTTGGACTCAGCTGCTGTCCCACGTGAACACAAGAAAaacgtacaaactccactcagatattGCCCTGGTTGAAATAGCACCCATGATCCCAGCGCTATGagacagcaatgctgaccactgcgCCACCGTTTTGTTACATATTTCCATACAACCGAGCcagaaatcactatgttctgtAAAGCTCTGAAACACATTATGGATTAaatcacatctgggggtaaatgtatcaaagtccggttttttcatctcgcgggagatcggcgtctttgcagctaaaatttaaaggggcgatggcttgtaaaggcaaacttgcccttacaagccatcgccactttaaattttagctgcaaagatgccgatctcccgcgagatgataaaaatggactttgatacatttatcccctgctCTTGTAGAACAGAAAATCCGTCATGTAAAATACCAATATAACAATACAAAATCTTCAGCTCCTGAACATTTCCACGAATGTTACTATTGATGTAACATGGGTAGAATTAAGTAACAGATGATTTAAAACCAGAATACTTGCTATAGGAATATAAGTTGGAAGTTCAGTAGTAAAGCATTGAGTCATGTGGGAATGAGTCATGTTAAATCTTCTGATAACATAAGCCATAATACAGATTAGACAGAGTGGCATTGTGGTCCTAAAATGTACGTACCATGAAGTCCCCTCAAAAGATTAATAAACCGTCTTCCACATTAGACACACTTATTTGTTGTATGATCACTAGCAACCTAAACAATTTAACTAGAACTTGTATGTCTCTATTCTTATTGTATGTTACAATTAGTAAAATATCTCTGTTATGATTGTACTCTATATGTGACAGCAGTGATTTGTGGTGTTATTCTCACCATGTAATTGCATTAACAATATCAGCAAGACATTTGAAAAGTTCATGTAAGCTTCATTTAAAGATGGAGCAGCTATATTGAGGGGCAAGTTTACATCAGAGATCTCCCTATTACAGATAAGTTGTGGTAGACTATTTGCCTTAATATAAGTCTTTTAATAAAAAATCCCCAATTATTGGCTAGATTATTGGTATTCATGTGTTACAGCGCAATACTACTTATCACAATCGAATCAATGCTTATTTCAGGCACAATAAGATGTTGCACAattaggggtacatttatcaagctactggtttgaaaaagtggagatgttgcctatagcagattctagctgtcattttgtagaatgtactaaataaatgacagctagaatctgattggttgctatagacaacatcgccactttttcaaacccgcagcttgataaatttaccccttagtggtTGACTTGGTGTTGGACGTAAGTTAAACTGTGGAATACAAAAATGCACTTTGGGTGCACAACAAAACAAAGTAGAATTTTGAGATCCACATAACTTTAACTGCAAAGTGTGGAAAGGGGCATTGTGACATGTAAGTGCAACTTACAGTAGTGGCAGATCTCCAGAAATGCCATGTCTCTTGTGGTTCCAAATGGCTACTGTACAGATAGATGCTATGATTGAAAATCATCGGCAAGTATCATTACAATGTATaacaaagtcatcatcatcatcatctatttatttatatagcgccactaattccgcagcgctgtacagagaactcattcacatcagtccctgccccattggagcttacagtctaaatcccctaatatacatacatacaaacacacacacacacacacacacagatcgagagagactaagggcaatttaatagcagctaattaacttaccagtatattttttggagtgtgggaggaaaaccggaggacccggaggaaacccacgcaaacacggggagaacatacaaactccacatagataaggccatggttgggaatccaactcatgaccccagttctgtgaggtagaagtgctaaccactaagccaccgtgaagCCCCCGGCTTTCAAAATAACTGACCAGCACCAGTGCTATAGGGGCTGGTTACTGCAGAAAAAGGGGGACAATGAGTGTAGTGTCCTTCAATTGCTACAACCAGCACCAGTCTGGTCAACATGAGGCAGAATTCCATCGGAGAATCAGACCTGCAAATGATGTGTGGCCTCCTCTTCCTAGGACAAAGCAACTCATGCAGAACAGCACTGGGGCTCCTCTAGGCACCCAGGGCAGTGGAGGTCAGAGTAACGGTTTAACATGTTTACACCATTAAGAATGTTTGGGGAGCTATAGGTGCCAGCAAGTCCAGGTTGCTATTTACTGCTTGGACATGTTGACACATGTAGAAATACAAGCGTCAGATTGGCCATGGCTGCCAGTGGATTCAGAGCATGTTGGTGCCTGTGGAAGCACAAGATGGAACATGTAGCTCCATCATACCTCACAACATGACTGTCCCTGGCAGCAGAACAGTGGGCGCGGGTATGTcacaatgggggtgtggccatttACAATGGGGCATGGTCATGTCCCAAGAGGGCTGCTTAGCACTGCAAACCTCTAGGCTGCCCCATAGATCCCTCCCTTCCCCATTTCCACCTGCGGAATGAGCACCCTAAAATTGTGACTGTCCAGCTGaaaatttcagcgggacagttgggagatatggctCCACAAACATACCTAGTGGgaaaagcacacagacactacaTGTTGTAATATGTTGTTTGAAATACATAATTACCAAGACCTTATTTTGTTCACTTTATTATTCTCCTAAATCTATAGGGAACCTTTTTTTTGAGTCATGAAGTAATCTGAtaggtaaaaaatagaaaaaacccaTAATGGGATAAACAAATGAATAAAGGGGGTCAGTACGTGTAtagccaatcagagtggcttGCCACTGACTGGAACATGGGAAAAACGCTTTGATTGGCTATTCTCATACTAACTTCTGGAGGTAAATGAAGTATTAATCTGGCACATTTTAGTGATACTACTCCAGAGCACGCTCCTGAAACTTTGTTCTTCAAGTGGCCCATCTGGTGATTGAAGTGGACATCTTGATGGAGCGAATGCTGGGTTTATCAATACTCAGGGCTTGCATCATGGAAATCTTCCATTCTGTTCTGAGACGCGCAAGCTGTCAGAGCAATGTTTCTAGCTGACTCTCCTACACTGAAACTCCTACAGTCTCTGGCTCCAACATTTGGTCTAATCTAGACTAATATGATTTGTTCTCTGGGCCATATAGATGCTTACAGAATAACTAAATAGCCAAAGAATCCACAGATCAAACAAAGTTAAAATATGCAACAACCTATGGCAATCAAACATTTTGCTTTCAttatctaacttgcactagatcaggggtaggcaacaaCCATCCAgcctcacctgtggcccccagctggCTGCTCCTAATCTTATCAGACTGGGGGCATCACGTGACTTCCTCTGCACAGGACATACCCATATgctctgtgctctccctccttaccCTGTGTGGTCCCTTTGAACGCTGGAGGGCTAcacaatgtatttcatttatgttcATATTTCACTAATTAAACTACAACATAAAATGtcagataaaatattttttaattaaatgttttattgagtATGAAGTGCAATCAAGAGGATGGCAAGAGGGAAGGAAGAAGGGGTAAGTTACAGTGTCAAGGATGTGCATTTATAGATAACAGTTATATAagcatattttaaaacaatgttgTCATTTAGGCATTTATTTGTCTCCGACAGCAATGGGTGTTTTCGCCGGACATAGGTCTACTTTCTACCAAGGGGTTAAATGTGGAGGTACCCACTGGCAATTGCTCGAAGCACACTTAGCACATCAATCCCTACGGATTTTTCCCAATAGTAGGAGAAATTCAatcaaaaaaatgctttattgcttaaataaagcctttgttcagatGGGGTTATTTTAAagaagattttatatatatatatatatatatatatatatatatatatatatatatatatatatttaatgtatagatatatatatatttttatatatatacatatgaatatgtatatatttacatctatctgtatatataaagTATTCCCACCCCCTGACACCTGACCAGGGGAATTAGGGGGCACTATTATCTGCTTTTTGTCCTGTTTTTGGTACTTGGCCCTTGCTATGTTTTCTcggaaaaaaaatcctgtttgAACAGGATTGTGACAAAAAAACATTACGTCCATGGTTCAGAAGTAAGAAAATCAATATGTGTTTTCTCATTTTCACAGGGCGCAAGgcctgtttttttatatgttttttaaggGGAGTGCCTGGGGCCTGTCCTGAACTCAGTCAGTTCAAAGTCTTTCTGCTGGCACAACAATAAACACCTCACACAAGCAGTTTCCAGAAACATATTATTAAGAGCAGAGTGTATTTATTCTGCGTATGGCAGTTTGGCAGTCGCATGTGAATTCAGTTTAAAAATGTTATAGTACGCAACTAAACAGTATTAAGCAAGATTAAACAACAAATTTGTCTGGGCCCCTCTCAATCTTCCTCCTCGTCACATGTAGTAAAACCACTATCATATCTTTGAGATCTCAGCAATCCTGCCAGTCTAGCTAGCTGCATTGGAAGTCAGAATTCTTGGAAATTAGGCATTTTGATTTAAAAGAGAAATACTTAGATGAGATTGAAAGAGATAGGAGCGTGCGTTTCCTTGGCCGTTTCCGGAATGGTAGATCACTGCAAAGGCTACCAGTCAAACatcttttttatttctgtgtgcTTAGAGGATTCAGGAGTTCTGCGATACTTATTTATCATCCAGTCGCATTTGATGTAAGTAACCACCTTTATAAGGGCACAAATACCTATGTTATAATAATGACCAAGGGAACTAAAGTgacttaataatttttttaacaaagttaaagtaaagtgttaaaaacaaaaaaaagagaacaaaatCTGTAATGTaagacataaaatacatttaaaataaaaatcatcatTGCCAGATTTAAAGTAGTGACaggttatagtgtgaccagcccaggtTCCACTATTTTTTGGTGGACACTACCCCACACTGTATAGCACTCTTGCTGGCatgttttttgtatttctttattagGATACCTTCTCCTATTCATTTCAATAACCCATTCattccaataaaaataaataagcttTTGAAATGAATGGGACAAAGTGCCCTGAACGGTCCTGGACATATTTCCAAATGTATGCGAATGCATCCGGCACATATAAACCGTGGGTATACTGCATTTGAACCACATATCGTATGCAGGTGCAAATGCATAGGTAACCACTTAGGTGTAACTTAGTAACAATAAACATAGACAGCGAAGGTTTATTTTAGTTACTAGATTTCTATGTTTACGCTGCTCCCTACAGCTTTTTCTCGTATGCTTAGCGTTTGCGGTTACCTAGCTATGGGCTGAGGCGCTCTTGAGCTCAGCTGTGTCCGCTGCACAGACTAGTATCTTTGATTGCTTGATGTCTGTGCCATTTAGTGTATCTAAACATCTGCAGTTTGTTTCTACAGTGCccctgaaataaaaataagtcaGAGACACTGATTGAAACGGTCAGTGGGCATGATCATGTGGTGCTATTTTATATCATTAattaaacatttagggctagatttactaaacttcgggtttgaaaaagtggagatgctgcctatagcaaccaatcagattccagctatcattttgtggaatgtactaaataaatgacagctagaatctgattggttgctataggcaacatctccactttttcaaatccgcagtttagtaaatataccccttagtcccgTCTATACTTGTGTTGTGTTTTCTAggtactgaatatatatatatatatatatatatatataaatactcttatgagcagggacctctttctGTAGTTATGTATATTTTGTAGTTAGTTTGTAAttctgtaattttgttttttttttatctgtaatttTGCTGTTTGTTCAGACCTTTATGCACTATACTGCGgtaaatataaagtaataaaatatattgcacagTACAAATATGTATGCCAGTGGAACAGTCCAAGCTGCTGTTACAGGAACAACTTATCTGCCCTCCAGCACATGTCACAAATGTTAGGCGTGAGAGAAGCATGAACAGCATGATCAGAGGTCGTGTTAATCATGCCTGTTGTAAATGCATGTTATTACCTGCAGCATGATACAGTCACCATTCACTTGTGAGCAGCAGCAAAGGGCAGATGGTGGAGCAACTGCCTACATTACTAATCTGATTATGTGAACAGATCACATTTAGAGTAAGCGTTACTATGTTATATTTACAATCTTCTCCAGTAACCGTTAGGAGTCGATACAAATACATGAGTAGGTTACAAGGAATAAACAAATGTATTCAAGGGGATGCAGTCaccaaaaaataatcaaaaatcaTTTTGCTGACAGAGCACTAACTGTTACTTTTCTATATTTGCAGGCCTCTTTGAATAATAATTCCGGTATTTATTGTAtagatcagtggtgggcaacagatgGCCTGCGGGCCGACAGCAATCCAGTGAACCCCCAGGTAGCTGCTCCTGATCAAACTTATTTCTGCTTTGTTATAATGCAGAGCTTAGTACTGAACAGGAGGAGCTGA
The nucleotide sequence above comes from Mixophyes fleayi isolate aMixFle1 chromosome 6, aMixFle1.hap1, whole genome shotgun sequence. Encoded proteins:
- the LOC142094867 gene encoding glucose-6-phosphatase catalytic subunit 1-like, translating into MENGMDALHDSGVQMVQYLQMNYKTSQDWFMFISFAADLRNTFFIFFPIWFHLCEAVGIKLIWVAVIGDWLNLVFKWILFGQRPYWWVHDTDYYNNMSAPIIQQYPVTCETGPGSPSGHAMGSAGVYYVMVTSLLTILLSKKSPLTFKNRCLQAFLWTGFWLVQVCVCLSRVFLAAHFPHQVVCGVISGMVVAEVFGNIQSIYKVSLKRYVHTTLFLFSFALGFYLILKAVGVDLLWTLEKAKRWCAQPEWIHIDTTPFAGLLRNLGIFFGLGLALNTQMYKESRQTKFSSHLTFRLCCIATSLFVLHVFDSFKPPTKVEMVFYVLSFCKSAAVPLACVGIVPYCVSHIFNKKDKIL